A genomic window from Pyricularia oryzae 70-15 chromosome 7, whole genome shotgun sequence includes:
- a CDS encoding glutamyl-tRNA(Gln) amidotransferase subunit A — protein sequence MGVITIHQSSTAHAAITNPDPLASTATSLTYSGFHGVPVTMRLRKTAVRFQPIVVFKTGLLLLAHTITATAFGLEKHLDVRSASISSLHDALFSGQTTCRTIISAHISRIQAFNPIINAITALDPACLSAADALDAQLAAGNVTGRPLFCIPVLLKDSFDAAGMSTAAGCLALARNRPRVDSPTVAALRSAGAVVLGRASMHELALEGISASSLAGQVRNPYDLRRTPGGSSGGSGAAVAAGFAVLATGTDTVNSLRSPASANGLCSFRPTTGLVSKEGIVPVSATQDAIGAMGRSVEDIAVALQVMAGARGEDVPDEVVGTHYVKEMMEGDGLKGLRLGVVDGFFNHTADPETDPVNNAMETMMSLLKNAGVTIVNITDPVFDAVSILTSLDVQRFEYKEQLGLYLGRTDLDGEDVPRSFDQLYHGNRESQDFVVLPYQYDFINKSSTASTSDDEYKTRQAGIRRLTEHLAATLATHSLEALIYPQQKNLVVEIGSPSQAGRNGILAALTGSPVVVVPAGYSPEEGGRGGVPIGMEILGMSWTEGRLLGIARSISQLPGAPAWRMPGTVNSSVEVRAYEEVPVIVPDRGSVPPEYPLGNLWHGPV from the coding sequence ATGGGCGTTATAACTATACATCAATCCTCTACCGCGCATGCTGCAATCACTAATCCCGACCCCCTTGCCTCAACAGCAACATCTCTCACTTACAGTGGTTTTCACGGCGTGCCGGTCACCATGCGGCTTCGAAAGACTGCCGTTCGTTTCCAGCCCATCGTTGTTTTCAAAACAGGCCTCCTGCTCCTCGCCCACACCATCACAGCGACCGCCTTTGGACTCGAGAAACACCTGGATGTCCGATCAGCGTCGATATCCTCCCTCCACGACGCCCTATTCTCGGGCCAGACGACATGTCGCACCATAATATCGGCACACATCTCCCGAATACAGGCCTTCAACCCGATCATCAACGCCATCACGGCCCTGGATCCGGCCTGCCTGAGCGCAGCCGACGCCCTCGACGCCCAGCTGGCGGCGGGCAACGTCACGGGCCGGCCGCTGTTCTGCATCCCCGTCCTGCTCAAGGACAGCTTCGACGCCGCGGGCATGAGCACGGCGGCGGGCTGCCTCGCTCTGGCGCGCAACCGGCCGCGTGTTGACTCGCCCACCGTCGCGGCCCTGCGaagcgccggcgccgtcgtccTCGGTAGGGCCAGTATGCACGAGCTCGCGCTCGAGGGAATATCGGCGTCGTCGCTCGCTGGCCAGGTCCGTAACCCATATGACCTGCGTCGGACACCGGGGGGAAGCTCTGGTGGGTCCGGGGCGGCGGTCGCGGCTGGGTTCGCTGTGCTCGCTACGGGGACAGATACCGTCAACAGTTTGAGAAGTCCTGCGAGCGCGAATGGGCTGTGCAGCTTTCGGCCCACGACTGGACTGGTGTCCAAGGAGGGCATCGTGCCCGTCTCAGCTACGCAGGACGCCATCGGGGCGATGGGGAGGAGTGTAGAGGATATCGCTGTTGCGTTGCAGGTGATGGCTGGGGCGAGGGGGGAGGATGTGCCGGACGAGGTTGTGGGGACTCATTACGTGAAGGAGATGATGGAAGGGGACGGACTGAAGGGATTGAGGCTGGGTGTTGTGGATGGCTTCTTCAACCATACCGCCGACCCCGAGACAGACCCTGTAAACAACGCCATGGAGACTATGATGTCGCTTCTCAAGAATGCCGGCGTGACTATAGTCAACATCACAGACCCGGTTTTCGACGCAGTCTCCATTCTCACCAGCCTCGACGTGCAACGCTTCGAGTACAAGGAACAGTTGGGCCTGTACCTCGGCCGAACCGATCTGGACGGAGAAGATGTGCCTCGGTCCTTTGATCAGCTATACCACGGCAACAGAGAAAGCCAAGACTTTGTGGTCCTGCCCTACCAATACGACTTTATCAACAAATCCTCGACAGCCTCCACCTCGGACGATGAATACAAAACCCGCCAGGCAGGCATCCGCAGGCTCACTGAGCATCTGGCCGCGACGCTTGCGACGCACTCGCTCGAAGCGCTCATCTACCCGCAGCAGAAGAACCTCGTAGTCGAGATCGGGTCGCCCTCCCAGGCCGGCAGGAACGGGATCCTGGCCGCGCTGACGGGATCTCCAGTCGTCGTGGTGCCTGCGGGATACTCGCCGGAGGAGGGTGGTCGTGGTGGAGTGCCGATCGGGATGGAGATACTCGGGATGTCGTGGACCGAGGGCCGGCTTTTGGGGATCGCTCGTAGCATATCGCAGCTGCCTGGAGCGCCGGCTTGGAGGATGCCCGGGACGGTGAATTCGAGCGTCGAGGTTCGGGCGTATGAAGAGGTGCCTGTTATTGTGCCTGATAGGGGCAGTGTCCCGCCAGAGTATCCGCTTGGCAACTTGTGGCACGGGCCCGTGTGA
- a CDS encoding phosphopantothenate-cysteine ligase, which yields MSNVPQPPKPAGAEPSAAAEEDHYFSSNPPPRGLSEHVALASAFIEQHAAANRRVVLVTSGGTTVPLERQTVRFIDNFSAGTRGATSAEYFLEAGYAVIFLHRQFSLLPYSRHYSHTPTDCFLDFLHEENGAVVAEPGRAEKMLGVLRKYRAAKQGNMLLMLPFVTITDYLYELRAVAQLMRPLGPRGLLYLAAAVSDFFVPPERMAEHKIQSTTAVERMKHSSSSTERKPQAQAAPPLGALPIVPIPPGEQPLQQPTTLSAEELNTAVAKEQAAADDETFDNFDSSPAVPRSKRLIVDLDPVPKFLKNLVDGWAPQGMIVSFKLETDPAILVHKARYSLDRYQHHLVIGNLLSTRKWEVVFVAPGAADRWIRVPTGRRRGSVSGREDMVGAAEAKMRVAEMPLDPASLPEGEPEMEIESLIIPAVDELHTRHIKSIAP from the coding sequence ATGTCCAACGTACCACAACCGCCTAAACCGGCTGGTGCAGAACCCTCCgcagcggccgaggaggaccaCTACTTCAGCAGCAACCCGCCGCCGCGGGGTCTGTCGGAGCATGTGGCGCTAGCCTCGGCTTTCATCGAGCagcacgccgccgccaaccGCCGAGTGGTGCTGGTGACTTCTGGCGGGACGACAGTGCCCCTGGAGCGCCAGACGGTGCGCTTCATTGACAATTTCAGCGCCGGGACCCGCGGTGCCACCTCGGCCGAGTACTTCCTCGAGGCCGGCTACGCAGTAATCTTCCTGCACCGTCAGTTCTCACTGCTGCCCTACTCGCGCCACTACAGCCACACACCGACCGACTGCTTCCTCGACTTCCTGCACGAGGAGAACGGCGCCGTCGTGGCGGAGCCGGGCCGCGCTGAGAAGATGCTCGGCgtcctgcgcaagtaccgcGCCGCCAAGCAGGGCAACATGCTGCTCATGCTGCCCTTTGTCACCATCACCGACTACCTGTACGAGCTCAGGGCCGTCGCGCAGCTGATGCGCCCGCTCGGACCCAGGGGTCTGCTGTACCTCGCCGCGGCCGTGTCGGACTTCTTCGTCCCGCCGGAGCGCATGGCCGAGCACAAGATCCAGTCCACCACGGCCGTGGAGAGGATGAAGCACAGCAGTAGCAGCACGGAGCGAAAGCCGCAGGCGCAGGCGGCGCCTCCGTTGGGCGCCCTCCCCATCGTTCCCATCCCTCCGGGCGAGCAGCCCCTCCAGCAGCCCACCACCCTCAGCGCCGAGGAGCTCAACACGGCCGTCGCCAAGGagcaggccgccgccgacgacgagACGTTTGACAACTTTGACTCGTCACCCGCCGTGCCGCGCTCCAAGCGCCTGATTGTAGACCTGGATCCGGTACCCAAGTTCCTCAAGAACCTGGTCGACGGCTGGGCGCCGCAGGGCATGATCGTCTCGTTCAAGCTCGAGACGGACCCGGCCATCCTAGTACACAAGGCCCGCTACTCGCTCGACCGCTACCAGCATCACCTCGTCATCGGCAACCTCCTCTCCACCCGCAAGTGGGAGGTCGTCTTTGTCGCCCCCGGCGCCGCCGATCGCTGGATCCGCGTGCCCACCGGCAGGAGGAGGGGCTCCGTCAGCGGCAGAGAGGACAtggtcggcgccgccgaggccaagaTGCGAGTGGCCGAAATGCCCCTGGATCCAGCTAGTCTGCCCGAGGGTGAACCCGAGATGGAGATAGAGAGTTTGATCATCCCTGCTGTTGATGAGTTGCATACCAGGCACATTAAGAGCATTGCTCCATAG
- a CDS encoding MFS monocarboxylate transporter → MSFGRQAVVRTAMVETNTGSGDAVQASATNSAAPEHAPTSHSEKAGQDYPQPNLNPELFVVASRDPAVEAASKKAGAGSGKDDDAPNRGDDPDEEDEEEETYPEGGLRAWLVVLGSWMALVSSLGLMNTIGVLQSYVAQNQLSSYSEGTVGWIFSIYTFLSFGMGLYIGPIFDKYGPRWLILLGTVLLAVGTMILSICTEFWHFVIAFGLIDGLGTAFMFTPAITAIGHWFRDRRGLATGIASTGGGVGGVVFPLLLSDLFERVGWAWAVRVLGFVSIALAVAANFLIRSRLPPAKNASAHPDPRIFRNVAFSLTTAGIFLMEFALFIPLGYISLYAKAQGFSAAFSFQILTVLNAASVLGRALPGWWADIIGPANANIIAILQSLIACLAIWLPAGGTTAGIVVFAILFGFASGTNISLTPLCIGRLCKTQNYGRYYATAYTLVSFACLVGIPIGGNILAACGGDYWGLIVFTGLLYLLSLVFFVSAKVYSVGWKPWVFF, encoded by the exons ATGTCTTTTGGACGACAGGCTGTAGTAAGGACGGCCATGGTTGAGACGAACACGGGTAGCGGTGATGCCGTTCAGGCTAGCGCTACGAATTCAGCAGCACCAGAACACGCACCCACATCACACTCGGAAAAGGCTGGACAAGACTACCCACAGCCAAACTTGAACCCGGAGCTGTTCGTCGTTGCCAGCAGGGACCCGGCTGTCGAGGCGGCTAGCAAGAAAGCCGGCGCCGGTTCCGGGAAAGATGACGATGCTCCCAACAGGGGCGATGACCcagacgaggaggatgaagaggAGGAGACGTACCCTGAAGGCGGACTGCGCGCTTGGCTCGTTGTCCTTGGATCTTGGATGGCGCTCGTGTCATCACTGGGTCTTATGAACACCATTGGAGTGCTGCAGTCATATGTTGCGCAAAATCAACTATCCAGCTACTCTGAGGGCACCGTCGGTTGGATCTTTTCGATATATACCTTTTTGTCCTTTGGGATGGGGCTTTACATTGGTCCTATATTCGATAAATATGGGCCGCGGTGGCTGATATTACTCGGAACTGTGTTGCTGGCTGTGGGCACCATGATACTCAGCATATGCACCG AATTTTGGCACTTTGTCATCGCCTTCGGCCTGATTGATGGCCTGGGAACCGCCTTCATGTTCACGCCCGCCATCACCGCCATAGGCCATTGGTTCCGTGACCGCCGGGGCCTGGCAACGGGCATCGCCTCCacaggcggcggcgtcggcggtgTCGTGTTCCCACTTCTGCTGTCGGACCTCTTCGAGAGGGTGGGCTGGGCATGGGCGGTGCGAGTGCTCGGTTTCGTGAGCATCGCGCTGGCAGTTGCGGCCAACTTCCTGATCCGATCCCGGCTGCCACCGGCCAAGAACGCCAGCGCACACCCGGACCCGCGCATCTTCCGCAACGTCGCCTTTTCGCTGACGACGGCAGGCATCTTCCTCATGGAGTTTGCGCTCTTCATCCCGCTGGGCTACATATCACTGTACGCAAAGGCGCAGGGCTTCTCGGCGGCGTTTTCGTTCCAGATCCTGACCGTGCTAAACGCGGCTTCGGTGCTGGGCCGGGCGCTGCCGGGCTGGTGGGCAGACATCATCGGTCCCGCCAACGCAAACATCATCGCCATCCTGCAGTCACTCATCGCCTGCCTGGCCATCTGGCTGCCGGCGGGCGGGACGACGGCGGGCATCGTCGTCTTTGCGATCCTGTTTGGGTTCGCGAGCGGGACCAACATCAGCCTCACGCCGCTCTGCATCGGGCGGCTGTGCAAGACGCAAAACTACGGCCGCTACTACGCCACGGCTTACACACTCGTGTCGTTTGCCTGCCTGGTCGGCATCCCGATCGGCGGCAATATCCtggccgcgtgcggcggcgaCTACTGGGGCTTGATTGTGTTTACGGGCCTGTTGTATCTGCTGTCGCTAGTGTTTTTCGTGTCGGCAAAGGTTTATTCTGTAGGGTGGAAGCCTTGGGTTTTCTTTTGA
- a CDS encoding acetyl-coenzyme A transporter 1: protein MSVRSKRNKSPKLGLNTTLDSKGGTGKSNGVSTMNNNAEYRRKPGPQGSEVVTANLIARENFSLDEPVPKTPALNNHGFFELPLVDQRNFGLLVLLYFMQGVPMGLATGSVPFLLKDHMSYSEIGVFSLASYPYSLKLLWSPIVDAIWSPRVGRRKSWILPIQILSGLGMLLLGSTVENMMAMTGKPGGPTVWGFTGWWFFLVLMCATQDIAVDGWALTLLTPGNISYASTAQTVGLTAGQFLSYTVFLAFNSKDFANKWVRTTPLDHGLLSLGGYLNFWGWTFILVTIGLAVLKREDRTRNEDGVWDVYRIMVGVLKLKHVQSIIAVHLIAKVGFQANDAVTNLKLLDKGFGTDNMALTVLIDFPFEIGLGYYAGKWSQEYTPMRLWCWAFVGRLIAALAAQFTVYIFPAGGVTPWYMLVVIAEHIFSTFTNTVMFVAVSAFHAKISDPIIGGTYMTLLATVCNLGGTFPRLFVLKAVDAFTAATCHPPSSLLDQDTKKLKGPLVTQPFSCAVQAEKERCLAGGGICEMTRDGYNIVNLLCVGFGIVTFVMFIRPRVMQLQALPLRAWRLSSMNSRS, encoded by the exons ATGAGCGTCCGGTCGAAACGAAACAAATCTCCCAAGCTGGGGTTGAACACAACCCTTGACTCCAAGGGCGGGACAGGGAAGAGTAACGGCGTATCGACAATGAACAACAACGCCGAATACAGGCGCAAGCCGGGCCCTCAAGGCTCCGAGGTTGTGACTGCAAACCTGATAGCGCGCGAGAACTTCTCTCTCGACGAGCCAGTACCAAAGACGCCTGCGCTCAACAATCATGGCTTCTTCGAGCTGCCGCTTGTGGACCAGCGCAACTTTGGCCTCCTCGTGCTATTATACTTTATGCAAGGCGTACCTATGGGTCTGGCCACTGGTTCGGTGCCATTTCTGCTCAAGGATCACATGTCATACAGTGAGATTGGAGTGTTCAGTCTGGCTTCGTACCCGTACTCTCTGAAGCTGCTTTGGAGTCCCATTGTTGATGCGATATGGAGCCCACGCGTAGGCCGCCGTAAGAGTTGGATCCTGCCCATCCAGATCCTCTCTGGCCTGGGCATGCTCTTGCTCGGCTCAACGGTGGAGAACATGATGGCCATGACCGGCAAGCCTGGTGGACCTACGGTCTGGGGCTTCACCGGCTGGTGGTTCTTCCTTGTGCTCATGTGTGCCACTCAGGACATCGCCGTCGACGGCTGGGCCCTTACTCTGCTCACGCCCGGCAACATATCCTACGCCTCGACTGCGCAGACGGTCGGTCTGACGGCCGGCCAATTCTTGTCCTACACTGTCTTCCTTGCCTTCAACTCAAAAGATTTCGCCAACAAGTGGGTTCGAACCACCCCCCTGGACCACGGCCTACTCAGTCTTGGTGGATACCTGAACTTCTGGGGCTGGACCTTCATCCTGGTCACGATAGGGTTGGCCGTGCTGAAGCGTGAAGACCGCACGCGCAACGAGGATGGCGTCTGGGACGTCTACCGCATCATGGTGGGCGTACTGAAGCTGAAGCACGTCCAGTCCATCATTGCTGTGCACTTGATCGCCAAGGTTGGTTTCCAGGCCAATGACGCCGTCACTAACCTCAAGCTGCTCGACAAGGGCTTCGGCACAGACAACATGGCGCTCACGGTCCTGATCGATTTTCCGTTCGAGATCGGTCTCGGCTACTACGCCGGAAAGTGGTCGCAAGAATATACGCCCATGCGCCTGTGGTGCTGGGCATTTGTCGGTCGCTTGATCGCGGCCCTGGCGGCGCAGTTTACTGTGTATATTTTCCCGGCGGGTGGTGTAACGCCTTGGTACATGCTGGTTGTTATCGCGGAGCACATATTTTCGACCTTTACAAACACTGTCATGTTCGTGGCAGTGTCTGCCTTTCACGCCAAGATCTCGGATCCCATCATCGGTGGCACATACATGACGCTGCTTGCAAC TGTGTGCAACCTGGGTGGCACATTCCCAAGGCTGTTCGTGCTCAAGGCAGTCGATGCTTTCACCGCCGCGACCTGTCACCCGCCCAGCTCGTTGTTGGACCAGGACACCAAGAAACTTAAAGGTCCCCTGGTCACGCAGCCCTTCTCGTGCGCCGTCCAGGCCGAAAAGGAGCGCTGCTTGGCCGGTGGTGGCATCTGCGAAATGACGCGTGACGGCTACAATATTGTCAACCTCTTGTGCGTGGGGTTCGGCATAGTAACGTTTGTCATGTTTATTCGCCCACGGGTTATGCAGCTTCAGGCGCTGCCCCTGAGGGCTTGGAGGCTAAGTAGCATGAACTCGCGATCATGA